Within Myxococcales bacterium, the genomic segment GGTCGGCCATTGGCGCAGGTTCTGTGGCAGCTGGCCTTTGAAGCCGCCACAGTACGGTCAGAACCAACACGGCGGCTAAGACCACGCTAGCCCATAGCCACACCTTCGGGACGGAAGAAAGCATGCCCACGCGTGAGTTTAGGCCTTGCCTCCTCGGCGCAGGTGCAGTTCGACGACGCGATGCGCGCGACGCCGGCAAGGTGAGCCCGGTCTTGGCTACGAGGATGCGCATCATGGAGCTCCACGTTCCTAAGGTTCGGGAAAACGTGGCCCGATAGCGCCCACCACCCTGACGCGAGGAGCTCATCCTGCGCCCCACCGGCGCGGTTTTAGGCCGGGGTGAAAGCTCCGACACGAGACGTACACAACCCTGCGCAATCGCGGTGCTCGCTCTGCTCAACACCCCTTCGGCAGTTGACATCCAGGTGCTTACTGTTCGCCCCAAGCGGGCCGGTGGGGCGGCTGAGGGCGCTTCGTCGAGATCGCGCTCATGCACTTGAAATGGGCGGCACTCCTGCTCTTCCCCTCGACGTTGGCTCACGGTCTCAGGCGTCGTCAACCGGACGGGCGTTAGCATTTCCTCAAAGGTTGAATTGACCTCGGGTGCGTCTTCTAGAGTACGCAGTGCCTCTTCGTCCAAACTTTCTTCGAGGCCCTCAAGTACATTGAGTTCGCTTACACTCGGTATAGCCGCCGGCGCTTTTGAGTGACCGGCACCTCGATCGTACACGATTCCCAATGTCAGCCTGGGCATATCATCGACCATTTGTAGATCGACAGACGCGAGGCGGCCGCGTTGAAGGGCCGTATGCTCGTCTTGGACGACTGAAACCCCCGTGTTGATACGCAAAAACGGCAGATCCTGCTCCAGTATCACCAAATCGCTCGCCTGATGTGCGGATCGGGTAAGAATCGGCGTGCGGAGGGCATCGATGTATAGCTCAGTGGACATGCTGTAGTCCGCCAGCCTGGGGGTGTCGCTCTCCGGTACTACTTCACGCACCTCAGAGTGTTCCTGCCCAAAACCGCCATCGGGGCTCTCTTCGGCAAGGTCCCTGACCCAGCGCTCCACATCCTCGTCCACTTCTGCGAATCGCACGCCAAACTCCCCAGCCCCACCATCCTTTTGGCTGGTCCAGACGACCTCGCCCTCTCTAAAGACCGCAGGCGCATCGGGATTTATCTGAAATCGGCAGCTCAACCACGTCCCAATTTCAGGCATGTGTTGTGAACGCAGCTTAAGGCCGCGGCCCGACAGGTTCAGACCATCCGCCTCTAACGGTGTATCAAAACCGTGATGTGCAAGTCGTATGGATGCTTCAAAGGGCACCCTAAAATCTGTCGCTGTCCGCCGTTCTGCCGCTACCTGCATAGACCACCTTCCGTGCTACCAAGCTCAGTCCGCCCCTCGAGAACCCATAAACCCCAAGACGGAGCGAGCACTTCTTTGGTACACTATTGAGGAGACTGAATTGATGTGTCCAATTTTCTGACATTGTCCTACATCTCACTACCTCCACTCCTATGACGGTCCGACTCGTTTTATCCCCGCTAGATGCGGAAATTGTTGATGTTTCTCAAATCGAATATCATTTCAATCAGGACAGAATTGTCCTTGGTCGAAGTCGCGGCGCCGACGTCCGACTCCCGCATGCCGGAGTAAGCACGCACCACGCCACTCTGCATCGGCAAGGGGATAATTACGTCATTGTGGACAACGGCTCGACCAATGGCACCTTCGTCAACGGACTGCTCCTGACTCCGATGAAGCCGAAGGCGCTGCGTTCGGAAGATCTCATTGGGATAGGCCATTTCGGCATTGTGTTCCAGCTCACCACGGTCAGCCCCACGCTCACCACGTTAGAGCGAAGCGCGGAGCTTGCTCGCCGTATCCTGCGGGAGCTTCGCAACGACCGAAGTCCGGCAGCTACATCTCCCTATCTAAAGGTCACCGCCGGGGCGCAGGAAGGGCGCACTCTCGGTATTCCTCCTCCACCATGCCGGTTGATCATTGGAAGATCCGAGCAGTGCGATCTGCCTTTGTCCGACGCGGACACTTCGCGAGAGCACGTGGAGGTTATCTCGACGCTCGAAGGCTGCTTTGCCAAAGATCTCGGCAGCAGGAACGGAATGCTCGTCAACGGGAAACAGCTTAACCACAGGCTGCTTTCAGACAGCGATTGCATTCAAATTGGGAACACGGCCATCGTCTATGTCGACCCCGCGGATGCACACTTGAAAGCCCTGGAGGCCTTGGACGATCAGCCCTTGGCAAAGGAAGCCCCTACTGAAGCCATCTCGGCACTGATAGAGAACAAGCTCACGAGCTGCCTTCCAGAGCCTGTGCCAAAAGGGGCTCCCGAATCTCTCAGCCAAATTGACTTTATGATCTATGTCGTTGCGGCAATTATCATTGGGCTCAGTATCGCAGGCCTGATCGTCTTGCTCGCAAATCCCTGACGCAACATCAAAGCGCGACATGTGTCCGCCGACGCAACAGCAGATAGAGAAACACGGGGCAGCCCACAACTGCTGTAACGGCCCCCACCGGCGCTTCGGTACCTAACGTTTGAAATAGTAGCCGCGCCAACGTATCTGCGAGGACCAAAAAGGCAGCACCTGCAAAGACGCTCGCCGGCAGCACCAAGCGATGATCCGGCCCTACCACAAGACGCACGCCATGGGGCACGACCAACCCCACAAAACCGATCATGCCAGAGAACGCCACGACGACACCGACAAGCAGCGATGTCGCGAGGAACATGGTCCACTGCACACGCCGAAGATTCACGCCGAGATGTGTTGCCGCGTGGTCGCCCAGGCTCAACAGATTCATTCGGCCGGTCATGAGGAACAAGGACATGATGCCCAAGACGATCACGCATGCCAGAACGGCCAATGTATGCCAGGACTCATAACCGACAGTGCCCACCAGCCAAAAAAGAAGCTCTTGCGCTTGGGTAGCTGTGGCAAGCAGTTTAATCAACGTAATACAAGCGGCCGCGAATGCGTTGACCACAATCCCTGCCAGCAGCACCCCCGTCACACTGGCTGCGCGATTCGCGCGTGCGATAGCATAGACGAAGGCCGTTGCCCCAAGAGCACCCCCAAAGGCTCCCGCCGGCAGCATAATGCCTGCGGCGGGCATCCCGCTCCACATCAAGGTTAGTGTGCCCCCGAGGGCCGCGCCTCCGCTGGTGCCAAGCACGTAGGGATCCGCAAGCGCGTTACGCAACAAGGCCTGGAGCGATGCGCCCACGGCACCCAAAGCGCCTCCGGCAAGGGCTCCGAGCACGATTCTCGGCAAGCGCACATCGAATAGAAGCGTACGCAGCGCGCGCGCATGCTGCCCGTTTCCTAAGAGAGCTTGCACGTGCACCGATTCGGGACCAACCATCAGCGACAAAGCCATCACGGCCATGAGCACGCAGGCCCCGAGCACCACAACCAAACCCCACTTGCCATACAGCGAGCGCATCATGCTGCTGAGTTAGCCGAGATTCCGTTCATAGAGCACGCGCAACCCATCCAAAGTGAGATACTCCTCTACCTGATCAATGGTCCGCGAATCCGGCTCAATCAATCCCGCCAGTCCGCCAGTGGCAATCACAGTCACATTGAAACCAAGCTCAGCTTTAAGGCGCTCCACCAAACCATCCACCATACCGACGTGCCCGAATACCACACCCGACTGCATAGAGTGCGTCGTGGTTTTTCCTAAGACACGCGGGGGTCTAACAATATCGGTTCGTGGCAACTTCGCGGTGCGCGCCGCCAATGCCTCTGCGGAAATCCCGATCCCGGGGGCAATCACGCCGCCCATGTATTCGCCTTTCGGCGACACACAGTCAAACGTGGTGGCAGTGCCAAAATCGACCACGATGGCTCCGCCCTTCACATGCTCAAAGGCAGCCACCGCGTTGACGATGCGGTCAGCGCCGACTTCCTTTGGGTTGTCGTACAGGATGGGCATGCCGGTCTTCATCCCAGGACCCACCACTAGAGTCTCCAGACCAAAGGCGTTGTGGACCGCTTCGGAGATCGTGTCGCCCAAGGCGGGCACCACAGACGCCATAATAGAGGCTCCAAGAGCCAACTGAGGCTTGGAGGACATCCCCACAAGCTGCCGAAGCAACACATGGTACTCATCCACGGTGCGTTGCGCGCGGGATTCTATGCGGTAGTGTTGCCGAAGCGCGGAACCGTCAAACACGCCAAGCACGATTTGGGTATTGCCCACATCTATGGCCAGAAGCATCGCAGTTACTTCGGACGCAGGCTCAACGTGTGTTTAATCAGCTGCCCAAAGGTCAATGAGCCTTCGAGGCGGGCTTCGGAGACAACTCTGGCAATGGGAATGCTAGGCGGGGCAATAGATTTCGGCCGCACCGCTTCATGGCGCGACGCGCTGGCCTCCGTGACGAAGGGAACCTGACGTACTGCCGTATCCGCGCTTGGCATCTCTTCTTTAAAGGATGCGTCGCTAAATGGATCATCAAGCTCATCTTCCTCGACCATTTCAATATCGGGTTCCAAGGATGCATGAACCATGGTGGCAGCACGCGTGGGTTCTTCAGGGACATGATCCTCGTCCGACATAGTCCCGCGTTTGCGCCGCTGAACGCGGTCCAATAGCGTAACCAGCATCTGTTCTGTGTCGCTCATGCGCGGCCACCCAGCTTTCCTGCCACTTGCGGCGCACTATCGCCCGCCCGCGACCAAGACCATATTGTCTCGGCAATGCTTGGATCCACAACCACGAACTGCCCCGCCTCCGAGAGCGGGACGCATGCCACGTCCAGCCCGGACAGCGATGACAAAAGCCCACCCAAAAGTGCTGCAGCAGCCAGATTGTCCCGATCAAGCGCAGGCAAGTCATCTAAGACTGCAAGCACCATATCTCCCCACCGCTCGAGCCTTAGGCGGCCCCAGCCACAAAGCGCCAACACGCTACTCGCATGCCCAAGCACCGTTTCGGCGGCGAGCCCTTCGGCATCCATACCCAATGACTCCATGGCTTGCCCTGCCAATTGCCGGCCAAACTGGCGCATGGACGTGAGATCCCCACCCGAGACTGCCGCGGAGATTAATGGCCCCGCTGCCACACTCGAAAGCACCAGCATCCGCTCCCCTGAGCTAGTCCGGACCTGTCCATGGGACAAATCGAACTCATAAAATCCACCCGGGTCAAACAACGGTGCATCCATACCTTAAAGGTGTAGAAGCTTCCGAGGGTTCATGTCAAATGTCAGCCAAGGAGCGACCCTACGTGTCAAAAGCCCAGTTTTT encodes:
- a CDS encoding iron ABC transporter permease, which translates into the protein MMRSLYGKWGLVVVLGACVLMAVMALSLMVGPESVHVQALLGNGQHARALRTLLFDVRLPRIVLGALAGGALGAVGASLQALLRNALADPYVLGTSGGAALGGTLTLMWSGMPAAGIMLPAGAFGGALGATAFVYAIARANRAASVTGVLLAGIVVNAFAAACITLIKLLATATQAQELLFWLVGTVGYESWHTLAVLACVIVLGIMSLFLMTGRMNLLSLGDHAATHLGVNLRRVQWTMFLATSLLVGVVVAFSGMIGFVGLVVPHGVRLVVGPDHRLVLPASVFAGAAFLVLADTLARLLFQTLGTEAPVGAVTAVVGCPVFLYLLLRRRTHVAL
- a CDS encoding PilZ domain-containing protein, translating into MQVAAERRTATDFRVPFEASIRLAHHGFDTPLEADGLNLSGRGLKLRSQHMPEIGTWLSCRFQINPDAPAVFREGEVVWTSQKDGGAGEFGVRFAEVDEDVERWVRDLAEESPDGGFGQEHSEVREVVPESDTPRLADYSMSTELYIDALRTPILTRSAHQASDLVILEQDLPFLRINTGVSVVQDEHTALQRGRLASVDLQMVDDMPRLTLGIVYDRGAGHSKAPAAIPSVSELNVLEGLEESLDEEALRTLEDAPEVNSTFEEMLTPVRLTTPETVSQRRGEEQECRPFQVHERDLDEAPSAAPPARLGRTVSTWMSTAEGVLSRASTAIAQGCVRLVSELSPRPKTAPVGRRMSSSRQGGGRYRATFSRTLGTWSSMMRILVAKTGLTLPASRASRRRTAPAPRRQGLNSRVGMLSSVPKVWLWASVVLAAVLVLTVLWRLQRPAATEPAPMADRATALSGRIGDDQLAEADYGTELDELPAERPVDALKTESARGVDPLLESALPAPSYEAGPVAPTRYPSVADAAAKTNRPPHIKELQAVQSRPSRAPGETRAPAPRTIASQAGSKTFGTAKLSNGTRLSLRMSRNMTELKGTRLADGFRVIIPGALSLDKAGSLAQAHAKVLRAAILNHGDRSELSVLFKPGKTPAYRVQAKGSSLEIVIAN
- a CDS encoding FHA domain-containing protein, translating into MTVRLVLSPLDAEIVDVSQIEYHFNQDRIVLGRSRGADVRLPHAGVSTHHATLHRQGDNYVIVDNGSTNGTFVNGLLLTPMKPKALRSEDLIGIGHFGIVFQLTTVSPTLTTLERSAELARRILRELRNDRSPAATSPYLKVTAGAQEGRTLGIPPPPCRLIIGRSEQCDLPLSDADTSREHVEVISTLEGCFAKDLGSRNGMLVNGKQLNHRLLSDSDCIQIGNTAIVYVDPADAHLKALEALDDQPLAKEAPTEAISALIENKLTSCLPEPVPKGAPESLSQIDFMIYVVAAIIIGLSIAGLIVLLANP
- a CDS encoding type III pantothenate kinase, which encodes MLLAIDVGNTQIVLGVFDGSALRQHYRIESRAQRTVDEYHVLLRQLVGMSSKPQLALGASIMASVVPALGDTISEAVHNAFGLETLVVGPGMKTGMPILYDNPKEVGADRIVNAVAAFEHVKGGAIVVDFGTATTFDCVSPKGEYMGGVIAPGIGISAEALAARTAKLPRTDIVRPPRVLGKTTTHSMQSGVVFGHVGMVDGLVERLKAELGFNVTVIATGGLAGLIEPDSRTIDQVEEYLTLDGLRVLYERNLG